The Capsicum annuum cultivar UCD-10X-F1 chromosome 3, UCD10Xv1.1, whole genome shotgun sequence genomic sequence ttcaaattgaaaataattactTGATCATCTACTAATCTCACATATGCATTAAGTAAAATAAACCTAATGAACAGCGTACATAGAAACAGCAAAAGTAGTAATAGTAGACCTTTTTTtgcataaaaattatgaaaataaatctGTACAACCAAAAATCACATcatcaaaaaaaacaaaagaaagccCAAGAGAAAAGAACAAAGAAATACATTAGCTTTCTCTTTCTGTCAATAACTGGCTACAAAAATCTTACCGAGTAATGGTCATGCTAAGCCGTCAGTCCAACTATATTGGTTGAAATcaaaaagtacaaaaaagaagTTAAGCAACTAAtcaacttaaaattccttgtcTATTTTCATTGAAAGAATGTTAAATTTGAACCCTCCAAATAGGTTATCAAAGATTAAGAAAAGAATCCGCCATAACCAAATCATCATGATCCTGAATTCTTTTCAATAAATTGTTCTTCAAAACTTGCATGTCACTCATACGTTCTTCAAGTTCTTCCAACCCTAAATTCTCCGGACACACATCTTCCCACCACCAATTAGATTTCTCCATTACTCCCTTCTCCTCCTCGTGTACTTCAGAACAATTATTGAAGCAGAGTCGTGTTCTTTCAAATCGATCGATAACAGAATCGACAGAAGGGCTTCCGAACGAATACAGTTTACCGGCCGGAGACTCAACGATGACGGCAACTTGAACACCGCATGACGTGCTTAGTTCACTGGCTTTTTTGAAGAGGCCTCCTCTACGCTTTGAGAATGCCACCTGCAAACTTTTCTTGTTTGATATCTTCTCTATTGGTATCTTTCGACGTCCCAGGGTTTTTTTCTTACTTGTTTCCTCCTCCTTGTTCTCcattaatctttctttttctttttctttctctctctggTATTGATTGTtgaggaagaaagaaaataagagagaagagTTGCTATATATGAGAGAGAGAAGGCAGGTGAAGTGCGTTTGGgtgagtgaaaaaaaaaaaagagatggaTCAAATTTGTCAAACTACTTTTTAAAACTAACTAAATTTATCATTAGTAATACTTTAGGGTTAAATTTATCTCATTATCGTAGTTTAGGGTTAAATTTATCcatccattttttaaaattaactaaatttaTCCTTTTATCATAGTTTTATGttcattattattaaaaaattcacATATGtcatttcttaataaaaaatccaaatcaatgttaaatatcctattttaaaaaaataaatagataggAAAGTAGGAAACTTTTAGGTTTCCATTTTCTTTGTTAATGGAACTGGTCAATGGTTATCATTGGACTTGATTGTTTTTtaaccattttattattttttgtagtattttattttatttttaaattatttattatttgactgACGGATCGGTCCACGGGCTAGCCCAACACATTTCTCAAGCCCTACGGGTCATGGGTTTATCCGAACCGGGCTAAAAAGCCCTGTTCTTAAATGGGCTGCAAAAATTGAAGCCTGCCCCATCAAATTACAAGCGGGGCTGGGCTGATCCACCGGGCCTTGGCCCATATTAACGGCTTTAATGATTGAGGTGAGAGGTTTCTCTATTTGTCAATCGTGACATCCCTTTATTCTTATGTCTTTGTATACAATTTGAATCATATAAACTATTCAGCATGTCATTTGCTCAAAAAGTTTATCCACCGATAATAGAATCTAGATATGCATAAAAATgcatatcaaatttaaaatttgaacttaacTGAAACACCAACAGAATTTATAATAGACATTTTCTCTAGTTTCATGCTTTTACGTTATCCGattcaattttactttttgttcatttgtaaaTAATCTACCAGTGTTGTGcgttaaaagaaaatatatttattcattAGAAAAATTTGACGAGCAAAATTTAGAGAGGagtatatttatttgtgtattttttatgaATCTTAGCGTgagttttattttaatataagtcatttaacattaatttgcctttttttttttaaatgatacatataaaaaaattcttaacAATGAGAATAAATTTGACCATACCTCACATCAAAGAACCGTAGTAATTTTCATAACTTACCACTAAAGTATGTGATATAGTGGATGAGACTTCTTTCCTTCAATCAGAGGTCTCGGGTTCGGGCCCTGGATCTGAAAAAAATTTTGGCAGGGAGCGCTACTTCTCGAATGGGGCCATACTCAGCATAAATCCAGAATAGTCGAGCTTTAATACGAGTATCGAACAtccaatgaaaaaaataaataaattcataactTATGAAATTCTTACTTTAATGAGAAAAATTACTAACTTAACTAATTCAAATTACTCACACGAGTCCCTAGGAAGTTTACATCTCACAGATAAGTTCCCGGGGAATAAAGTATTCAGACACTATCTCATGAGTAAAAGAGGCTCGGCTCAATTTGacaaaatatttctttttccCGCCAATTTATGCATAGACAAAATACCTAAATCCCCTTGCCCTCTCCCGCCCACTTCGCCATTCATTTCAGATCCAGAAAATCTCAGAGCAAAATCCCAAACTCCACAAAACTGAGAAGATTTCAAATCAAAAAAATCTGCAGAAAAAATGAGTGGAGTTTTGCGAAAAAAAGTACAGAGGAAGTTCAAAATGAGGGGATACTCTCTCAAAGTCGAAGCACTCTCCGAAGTCCTCTCTTTCCTTTCTCATTTTCCTTCCGACTCCTCCGATGACGCGCTCGAACTCCTTCTCGATGAGCTTCATCATCTATCATGTCAGTAATACTCgcctttttgtttattttattcgatttttttgtgttttaattatgaatttgagttttATGCACTGTCAGTGCTCGAAATATTCTACACCATTAGGTAAACCTGATCTGTTATTGCAGGTTTAacgatttttttctttttcaattttttgtaaaAAGTTTGTTAAACCGCAATTGCAGATCAAGTTTACGTGGTAATGTAGAATGTTTTTGTATACTGGCAGTGCGCAAAACTTAAACTCTTTAATTATTGttgcttgattttgttttgtttttgtgcaGTGAAATCGTCGATTTTGGATAGGGAATCGGTGCATAAAGTTGTGAGTATTCTATTAGAGGCGGATGCAGCTGTTGAGGAAAACCCTAGCTCCAGTGGTTCATCTACTTCAGCGCTTAGGGTTATTGATGCTTTTATTGTCCCTAAATTTCGATATGATCCTGTTAAGAAGTTCTTTCACGAGTATGTTGCTCAACACTTATTGCTTTTTCGATTCAATTTCGCGAAGTTAGTAGTGGATTATTGTTTCCTAGAATTGTTTGTTTTTTCGCATTTACACATGAAAGTTACTCCTCCATTTCATATTACTTGGCCTCTTTTGACCTGACACACCCCTTGGACAAAGCTTTAATTAGCTTAACTCACCTTATTAATGACTATCAGTATTATATTTCTTTATGCATCCAAgagtgtggcctagtggttcaatgaagttggaaTGAGTACCGTGAGGTTTCAGGTTCAAATTTCCAACAGAGACATACTCTAAGGGATTTCTTCctatctgttctagccttggtggacagaggtGGGAGGTGTCAGGTATgccgtggatttagtcgaggtgcgcttAAGCTGGCCCGGTCACTATGTTTATccagaaaaaaattctttatgtagttatttaatactaagggTCACGGGCGGAGCCCAGTAGGGCTgagggggttcacccgaaccACGAATAATTGCACTGTTTATactttatacatggttaaaatgtAAAATCATTTCTTATCTATATATAATAGATTTTGAATATCCTTTGGCTTTGTTacctttgtcaaaaaaaaaaaaaaaaaagaatatcctGTGGCTTCTTTGTATGTTTACTCATTCATATTTGAACCTCCTTGAGAAAACGGTAATCAAATTCTCTTGATTTGCTAAATGAACAACTGacacaaaacatatattttttgatatggggtcaagtaaaatgaaataaaGGGAGTACTTGATTTCTAATTGAGAGCTCTAATGCACTGTTTATAGCATAGAGATAGGTAAGTCTCTAACAGCACCTTGCAAATCCCAATGAAAAGAATGgaaaactttgagaatttttgttAATCCTATAGCATTTAAGTGAGCGTTATCTAGAAAATGTTTACTGTATGACTAAAGAATTTAGCTGTTTCGTTGGAATGTAACTAGAGTGTAAGAACTTTCCACTTGTTTAAGTTGATGTTTTCTCATGACTAGACCTACTGAAAAGCTAGTTCTCCTGTGAATTGGCATACAAATTGAGGAATTGACACCTTTTAACTACTATAGTATTGTTCAAAGCATAGTCAATAACAAGGATTTCAGTCCTAAAATAACGGGATACAAATAACATGTTGTATCTTTTTTGTTGAAGTGCATATTTTAtttcaaacaacaacatacccagtatattcccacaaactGGGttttggggagggtaagtgtatgtagtccataccactacctcagagttgaggtagagagactatttcggatagacccccggctcgagacaaaAAACTGTGTAAGAAGTGCATGTTTTACTAAGCTTGCTGAAAGATCAGTGTATAATTGGAGATCTATGCTTATAGTTTCAATTTAAAAGAAGATTTTCTTCTGTATGTAGGTACACAGGGAGGCTTCCCATCCACGGTGATGCGTCTGCAAAAGCCACCTTATACAAGGATAGATTCCTCTTATTGTTCCAGAGATTATGTCGTGATCCACGGTTTTCAACCCTTGCTTTTGATGCCTCTACTTCTGATTATGGAAACTGTGAGGTGAGTGGCAACCAGAATCCTAGTTCAGATTCACATCTCTCTAGATGGATTGCACAGCTATGGCTTTCAAGTTCCAGTGCAAATGATGCTTACAGTACGAAATGGTTGTTTGCAGATATCCCCCATTCAATCTCTTGTTGGACGGGTAGGGAGAAGATGGATAATGGGAGTAATATCTCAGTTGGAGGATGGTCATTTCTACTTGGAAGACCTTACTGCAGCTGTAGAAGTAAATTTATCAAGTGCAATATCCTTTTCAGATGTTTTATCTCATTTCACTCCTCATGATAGTTGTATAAAACAACTGTCTATTGCTATGACGTAGAAGACTAATATACTTAAATCGGAGTAGTTAATGTCCTTCATTAGCAAGTGTCTCTTGTTAGGTTGCATCGTTGCAGCTGATTCTTATCTCTCTTTAGTTCTTTAGTGATCTTAAAAACCGATCAATTTGCTTATATTAGATATGGTTTCTTTCCTAAAACCCTTTGTTTCAATTTTGCTTTATGCATTTCTCCTGCAATTAGTCTTAATGTTTTGCAGTTTCACTTCttgtttatgtttatgttatgaCTTAAATATGATCCATTTTGTAATGAATGAAAGTACATTGAATCCCTTCCCCTTTATAGCTTTCCGTGCTTGAAAATTGTGTTCCTAGTGTCAACAGTATTGGAAATTACATGCTTTGTATCCATAACCTGCAGTACAAGATAACTACAGGTTTTTTTGTGGAAAATACGATTGTCGTGGCAGAAGGTGAAATGCAGTTGGATGGTGTTTTTCAGGTCCTTTCTTGAACTGAATCTCTTATTTGAAATTCAGGTTTAGAGCTAGATAAAGTGTTTGCGAAGAGGTCTTTGAATATCAAGCGTCAATCTCAATTTTCATGCTTACTGGTGCTCAGGCTCCGAGAGAGTTTCAGTAGTCTCCACTTTTAGTTTCTTATCAACATCTGATGAAGTAACTGCATAAGAAGTAAATTCTGCTCGTTTGGAATGTTTTATATTCCTATTTCTACAACTGAAGAATAAGATCAATAAAATTTGCCAAAGTGATTTTTGTCTCTTGAGCCAATTCTCTATTCAAAGTTCTGTCATGAAAGGCTTGTCAAAGCTGACGTGCtctaatatcttttttatttgctGACTGTTTACTTATTAGCAAttttaagtaattaaaaaaagttaCCTTTAGCCTAGTCTTCCTTATTAATTATTGATGAGGCACAGGGGAGGCATCATCCTTATAAGACTTGCTAAACAAAAGAAATTCTTTTCACATTCAACCAATAAGCCACCACATAAAATTTGATGTCAAATTATTAGGCTGAGTTTGGACATGCTAATAATATGATTGGTGGTTTAATTTATAGCTAATATGCTAAAAGTATCGTGCAGGTCAGGACA encodes the following:
- the LOC107862810 gene encoding agamous-like MADS-box protein AGL62, whose translation is MENKEEETSKKKTLGRRKIPIEKISNKKSLQVAFSKRRGGLFKKASELSTSCGVQVAVIVESPAGKLYSFGSPSVDSVIDRFERTRLCFNNCSEVHEEEKGVMEKSNWWWEDVCPENLGLEELEERMSDMQVLKNNLLKRIQDHDDLVMADSFLNL